In Ciconia boyciana chromosome 14, ASM3463844v1, whole genome shotgun sequence, the genomic stretch AATGACTTCTTTCCCTGCTGGCTGCTTCTTCgtgtcttgtcttttcttctgttttacagatCTGACACCAACACATATCAGCTGGCAGCCATCAGTAAATGCAGGCACACACCATACTGACAGATATGCCAACACTGAGTTGACTGTGAGGCGAGGACAAGCCTTCACTATTACCCTGTACTTCAACAGACCAAAGCAGACTGGGGAGAGCCTAGCATTTGTCACTGAAATAGGTAACACTCCCTTAGCTTAATCCATGTTCTCACAGAACTGTAATCTTTATCCCTTGTAGTTCTCCCCTCGTTCTATTTAGAGATgcaatttttcttcatgtatttttaacacTTCCCCCCCCAATGTGCTTATTTCAAGTGTGAGGTTAATATGGAAACCACACTCTGGAATGGAAACCAATTACCCCTTCTCTCTGGCAGGACCATCCCCCTCAGAATCACATCATACAAAGGCTGTATTTAACCTCTCTGAGGTGGGGGCAAGTGGCTGGAGTGCTGTCCAAGGACCAAGCGAGTCCGGCTATATGAACTTTACAATATCCAGCCCAGCCAATGCTGTCATTGGACGATACAATCTCAGCCTCCAGGTAGCCTCAGGGAACAAGATCTTCTCCAGATTCCTGGGGCAGTTTGTGTTACTCTTCAATCCTTGGTGCCCAGGTAGGTACCAATGCCTTTGCTCTTGAACGTAACTGACCTATCTGCTTTCATATCTACACAGTGAACTTGCTCCCTCAAGCTGTCTCTCTCTGGGTTGCCAGCAATCTCAGCTGGCAGCAATCTCTGGTGGCAGCAATCTCAGCTATCTGTTCAGAGATCTGGTTTTACTACATTAAAAAGCTGCTGCCGCACCCCCTCCACCCTTTTATCCTAATGAAATGTGCTATGTGGGGTGATACCAATAGACTCTTTCTTCAGGACTGAGCAAATCACTTTTTTCCGTAGACAAGGGCTGACAGACTTTCATAAGTGCATGTACTTCTCAGAACTTGAAGCAAGCATACAGTAACATCCTTGACTTGCACCTAAATCAAAGCAAGACTGCTCTTGTAGATGTTAAGTGCAAAGACAATAGCTCAACTAACATTATGAACACTGACAGAGGGATAGTGTGAAGAAGATTGGCATTTCCCATGTCTTTCATCGTGGGTTGAAAAGGGACATCTCTTGCtgctccatttttttatttctgcagcctCAGCATGTTGCACAAGAAATGCAAATTCCTGAACTCAGATTTTGCAAATATGGAGTAGTCTAGAAACCTAGATTAGCCTTAAAATATACCACTCTGGAGTTAAGGGAGCTCTTAGCCAGCCAAGTGACTAAATGGCttataaaagaagagaaaagtaaCCCCAATCATCcactattttcttctgtgaccATATGTTAGTCAAGGGCCACTAAGAAATATGTCAAGAGCCAAGATGAAAAAAGCTGCTAATTAGCTCAGCATGtcttaaagacagaaataattacagaattatGTTAAGGAAACTCAGACCATCTCTGCATAGACGGTCCTGAGGGAAAAACCTTCCCAGAACCCCGTGAAAGATCACTTGTGGTGTAACTTCTAATTGATGGAAACCACACCACTGGGACTGAAATATTTGACAGCTCCTGAACTGGAACACTAGAGTAGCGGTGGTACTCATGAGACCAGATAAATTGTGCTCAgatgaaaactgagaaaaaagaagctgtgCCATTCCAGTTTAAAACTAATGATTTTGCAGAAGAGCCCTCCAGATTCATCAGACAATGCAATGACCACTGCCGAACAAAAGGGAGTATCCTTAAAGTAGGATGCTGCTGAATAAGCTTCTGCAGAACGGAATAGCTCCCCGATCCTGACAAACAGGAACAGATTCTGTTTGAGGGTATGTTACCACTATAGAAAGTGTCATAGCAGAAGGgaaatagaaaatttattttctcagcaaagGATAAATGGCAGATCTGGTCTGTAGATATGGTTCACATGGGTGGTTATTCATTAAGATGGAAAAGACATTAATTAATTCATAAACTGTAATATCAGTAAAGAACTACTTACAAGGAAACAGTCAGGACtagagatgaaaggaaaagcactggGTTGGAGAAGAGCTACTAGTGGATCCTTAAGTGTCATCTGAAAAAACACTCTGATCAAATGATTCATTACTGACTTTGATATGCTGACATTAAGCAGCATTGTCCATACACAGATGGGCTGGGATACCACACAGGAATAACTGGCTGACCTTAGAGACTGGAGTAATTCAGAAGGGATAAGatataataatacaaaataaaagaccATACATTTAGGgagaaataacaataatttcaATGGCAGACTTACCAGCTGGAAATCATGAAGAATGTGAAAGTACTTCTTAATCAAAGAATGAGAACCAAAGTGAAATGGCCCTGAAAAAGGTAAATGCAATATTAAACTGTATAAGAGGAAACAGTTACTcagatttaaatattaatgCCGTTGTACAACGTGATGAGATCTTGtttagaattttctttcagttaatcTTTCCTGAACAGGAATTATGAATTAGAACATGTTCAGTGAAGGGTTACTAGGATAACTGAAAGGGATAACATGAAAAAGGTTACTAGGATAACATGAAAAGCcttttggagaagagaaaatttcTGGTTTAGCAAGCCAAAAGCAATTAGTTTCACAGGTTgtatatctgaaataaataccGAATTTGGACACAGAAAATACTAGTCTTACCATAATGGTAACAAACCCATAAGCTTATTAATTCACTAACATATTTGTTTCAAACCTGTGGATAAAACAAAAGTGATGTTTTAACATTATTAAAGTCTCTTAAGGACATTTAAAGAGAAATCTAAGACACTTGCAAGCCAGCTTCTGATAATGATGCATTATGTCCTAATGCGATTGAAGGAATGTACAGTTAACTACTAGAATAAAGAGTGCTAATCATGAATTGAATGAATGATCATACACTGCTTATCTATAGCTCACAAGTGAACGCATCAGTTGTAAAACTTTAGAGGATAAAAGGATATGTACGTTTGAGAATTTTGTAGAATGTATCATTTTCCCTAGATGTCTGATACTTGCTACTTGTTTCTGTGGCAAAGAATATATGAGGAAATTACTAGAAGTATATCTATGTTAGAAAGCGTGCTTACATATTGATTAAAAACTATCAATAGAAATTTACATCCTGCTTGTTTCTCATTATGTCAGGATAAGCTTTAACTTCAGAATAAGAGGACGGAATATataataaatttgtatttttgtattaaggaattaatttaataaaagacTAGGTCTATAGTGGTCTGTGTTTCTGTAAGTGTCAAAAAAGAGGACCATTGTGGAtgattgtggtttttttctccttgtatgCTGAGACTAACAGGAGAAGGGGTTGTTACTATTTAGTCATACTTGACAGGAAAAGATTTGTTGTGGTGTGTTGTGGGggtgttttcctccttttaaacTAATGTTAATTTTGCTCTGAGTTGTTGGTAAGAATAGTgttattataaaaaaaagtctaagtGTACTTATTCAAAGAACTGGCTCTAGAACACTATAACAGAGAGCATATAAACCTTAGAAAAAAGATGCTCTCCAGGTGATTATAGAAGGACATTTAGATTTCTCAGAATCATAAACTCATAGGGCTAGAAGGATCTTAGGAAGTTATCTAGTCCCACACCCTGCTCTAAGGCAGGTTCAGTTTAGCACTTAAGTCATTCCTGACAGATCTTGAATTCCTTCTTAATGATCAGCCATTAGGGAAGCTCCAGTACCTCCCCTGGCAATTCACTCCAGTAAAACACTAGCCTTTCCATTACAGTTTTTTCCTATTAACTAACCaaatcttttttgctttgatttcagcATATAACTTCTCATCCTACATACGATAGACACCAAGAACAGATTtcctccccccctgccccttcaCAAAAATTTCTGGAATTGATTACCATGCTTGCCCCATTCCTCACCCCTGTTTTTTTCTACCTTAAATAATTCTGAGTTAATTCATAagttatattttcttcataagtTATATTTTCAGGATTGCTGAGCATTGTCAGTGGTCCTCTCACTCTTTCCAACTGGTCCACACCTTGAAGTGCAGCACCTGGAAATGCACACAGTTCTCCAGGCCCATGCTGTcccaaaagctttttaaaaaaaatatatatataaaaagtgtGGACAGCCACCACAAAAATAGACTTATatcatgtgaaaaataaattacacaattttttatttgcagggagggaaggatgaGAAGTTCCTATAGGAAGGTAAAGAAGTTGACTCAATAAGAAAAGCtgatatttatatgtatttccTGAAATCCtgaagctttcagaaaataattttaaacattatgAAATTAAACACAGAGCTAAGTAGATATTGCTACCAAAAGAGTGATCAAAACAACCTAAGCACCTGTGGGAAGCCAAAGCTTTCATAGCAGCTACATACTGTGCTATATACTAGGGAAACCAATGAGtaacaatgaaatgaaagtcAATGGTTGAGCAAGCTATCCTAATAACATTCCTGAGAGCACTGTGGATCAGGCAAGTAGAGATCTTAATTTAGGAATCTTAAAACAAGATGAACACgactggaaaacagagaaaaatgtcatcCGTGTGATTCTTTGCAAATGTCTATTCTACTTCTAACTACCCTGATAAGGCAGAAAAATCCAGTGAGCTAGCCTGGATTTTTCTCCATAACTTCCTCACAAAAATACAACGTACAGATAGGGGACATTTAGATAATACACAAAGGCTATACtaaaattagggaaaaaagttaaagtaATGTAACATGGATCCCCACACCCTGGCTGTATACAATAGCAGGCATTTTCACTGAACTGTACATATTCAGGGAGCTATAACAATAAATTTTCCAAATAGTAGTTTTTCCCTTGCTAAATCaagatacaaatatttttgaaaggttgCTAGTATTCTCAGCTTTAAGTGTAAAAGCATGTCCAACTTGGTTTTCAGGTGATGATGTCTACATGGCTAACGAAAATGAGAGACAAGAATATGttctaaatgaaaatggaataaTCTTTGTGGGCAATGCAAAGTACATTGAAGCAAGAGGATGGTACTATGGACAGGTAAGCCATAAGAAACTCATTTGGGCTCTTATTCTGTCTCCAATAGCATTTTCTCTTATCATTATTTACCCCTCTGATAGGTATGCCTATTTATATGAAAACTGAACAAACCAACCTGGCTAGCCTTACTTGTGGTTTGCTCACTGTGTGCCTAACAGGACTTTGGTGTGAGAGATGGCTTAGCACAGTACTTCAGCTAGGACTGACTTCTACATGTGCTTGAAGCTCATGGTACAAGTGTGGACCTCATCTGAGACCAAAGGATCCACAGTACAAGTGACAATATACATGTGTGGCTCCAACACACCCACTATTTTTGTAATGCAGTTACAATGGGACAGAACTGCCATtgacatagaatcatagaatggtttgggttggaaaggacctttaaagatcatttagtctgacctccctgcaatgagcagggtcatcttcaactagatcaggttgctcaaagccccatccaactggaccttgaatgtttccagggatatAACTCAAGAGAATCAGTTATCTGCAGTCAGAATAAGCTTGGCAGGTTTACTTTTACTGCAGTCATCTCTTCTGATGGCAGAAGGCATCCTGCcagatttttgctttattttagttAGCCCTGTCTTCAGCCACTATTGCAGTGGGAACTGCACACTACTGTCTTTGTGCCTCACTGTCCCTATCACCTTTGGGCTGAAATATCTTAGAAAGGAGGAACTGCAGTAAAATCTCCTCTAATTCTGTTTGTGAGAATatctattttcttaaaaatttatCTTATCTGATCACAGTTTCAAGATGACATTCTAAACATCTGCCTCACCATGCTTGATCTGAGCTTGTACTATCGTCAGGACCCAGCCATTGATGTATCCCGAAGAGGAGATCCTAAATATGTGGGCCGAGTAATCAGTTCTATGGTAAGAAATGGACAACTTAATCTGAATTCCACATGCTTAAGCAGAAAGCATTAGTTATACCACTGAGACAGCCACCTGCGCCTCAAGCAATATAATTAACTGGATATGGTGCGTTACACACAATTGATTTTGTGCATTCTGTCCATTGGCCTATTTTTAGATCAATGGAAATGATAATGATAATGGAGTTCTCCTGGGAAAGTGGCAGGGAAGCTTCCATTCACATGAGAATCCATCCAGATGGGATGGCAGTGTGGTAATCCTCCAGAAATGGCGTCAGGACAACTACAAGCCTGTTCAGTACGGCCAGTGCTGGGTTTTTGCAGGCGTGATGTGTACAGGTAAGCTTTAAGAATAGAGGACTGTGGTGAAATGAGGCATTTGTGATGTCTGGTTTTATCAAAACTACGAAGCAATTAATTCTACAAGAGGAACAGTGCTCTGAAGACTGCAAATGCTGAAGaatcacaaaatatttagaCACTTAACTTTGTTTCTCAGATATTTGTAAACAATGAACTAAAGCtgtgtctgtgttttgtttgtgtgtgggttttggttgtttttttttttaaatatatttcagttctgAGGTGCTTGGGGATTCCAACTCGTTTGGTTTCAAACTTTAACTCTGCCCATGATGTGGATAGAAACCTGAGTATTGATAAGTACTATAACAGCTCTGGAAAGAGTCTTAATATCGGCAAGGATTCCACAtggtaaatataattttttgcaTCTCACCAATAATTAGAGAGAGGCTTTATGAGACTTAAACATGAACACTAGTAGTACAAAAGCAACTGAGTGGACaaaatttaatacaaatatCTAAATTAATACACTAGACAtccatttggaaagaaaacatacttcATGGTTTTGAGATAACAGTTACTTCAAACAACCATCCAGCCCAATTTTTTGCAGTCCCTGTTGCAACTTTCTTTAGAAGGTGTGTTTTCATTGACAACGTACCAGTTCCCAAGgctctttttaattattgaCACCTAACCAGTCTCTTCCTGATAACGCAGCTGTGTACCGTCCATGCTCTTAACTGGTTTACTGCTGCCGTAACTTTCTGACATCACACATCCAAAGCCTGTTTCTCAGCTTCGCCTGTCATCCTCCCCAGGTAGATGGGAGCCTCCCCAAGAAGTTTTCCAGCGCTCCTGTAGCTAGACCTTCCCTTTGTGGgagctgaaaaagagagaacaatCCCAACACTCTCCAGACTTGATTATTGGACATTGTAGTCCAGTGCTGTAAACTGCAAGTGATCCATGATCATCAATCAAACCCCAAAATTTGAGTAGCCAAAGAAACATGATATTCTTTAAATAATACCATTTTATACTTTAGTTGCCCtccagttttaaaatctttactCTGCAGCCACTTCACTTTTCAGAAAGTGAACTAACTAGGCCCAAGGGTATATCATATAGCTCAAAGCCTGTGCACGCTAGGCTTCGCCAAAAGTATCTTTACTTAGTCTGCTTCCTTTCACTGAGTCTGTGTGGTTGAAGGATATGGGAAGTCTTTCATCTCTTAACTGCCTAAAAAGTATTTGCCTCTGAACAAAATTCAGCCAACAAATCTTTTCTGGGTCTTCCTGTGACCTCCATTTTACCAATCTTTCATGCTATCCTTTCCTTCTGGAATTCGTGGAACTCATTACCACTGGATGCCGTTGAAAACAAAGCTATAAAGAGTTTTTGAACAGGACAAAAGAGATTCATAGAGCATAAGATGACTTAACGACCTTTAAACACAGTAGTCTCAATGTAATTACTAATTCAGAAAGTCCCTAATTCTCTGACTGCAAGAAATCATAGAGCATATCAGGGGAAGGGTCATTCTATTCACATGCGTTTCTTATCTCTTTTCTAAACATCTGCTGCTGCACACTACTATAGATGGACTATTGGACTTTATGAGCATTTTACCTGACCCAGTATAGCTATTCTAAGTTTCTatttaaacaaagcatttccCACATTTGAAGGTTACTGAAGTCAAGCACCAAGTGTTGCCTATATTCAAGGCTTAAATCTTTCGCTTGCAGTTCATATAGCTCCCAAAGCAAACTGCTGACATCTATATTCTCTCCCGTCCTGTCCTAAGGTCTACACCTCAAAAGCAGGCAGTAAATCTATCCTTTGAAAGAGGTAGTGAGTTGCTGTAATGAGACAGTTTATGTCACATCTtaaagaatctttaaaaaatgaaattcccTACTCCTTTCAAATTGGAAGTTTGTATGACTCTATATTGCTATGCTTTCTAGACATTGTTCTTTGTCTCCAGGGATTATCACGTCTGGAACGAAAGCTGGTTCATTCGCCCAGACCTTGGAACATCATACAATGGATGGCAGGTTTTAGATGCAACTCCACAAGAACAAAGCAAAGGTAACAGTATAAGTTCTTAGCATGACTTAACATTCCTTCTCCAAACTGAGCGTGACTAATCaagtttgactttttttttttttttgtcatgttttagGATTATTTCAGTGTGGCCCTGCATCTGTCATAGCCATCAAAGAAGGTGATGTACACTTGGATTATGACACCTTATTTGTGTATACGGAGGTGAATGCTGATTGCAACAGATGGATTGTATACAATGATGGAACTAAGAAAAGAGTTTATTGTGATACTGAAATAATTGGCAGGTTTATCAGCACCAAAGCTGTGGGCAGCAATTCCCGTGTGGATGTCACCTATAATTACAAATATCCAGAAGGTAAAGGAATTATCACAAATTACCTACTTGTTATCACAACTATTTCCTACTGAATCCTTGGTGCTAGGAAGCTAGGATGGGTAACCTGTTTTGTTTGAGcatctctccccttccttcagaaaatatttctgccagTGTTCTCGGACTACTTGCTTACTACAATAGGTAttatatttctggt encodes the following:
- the LOC140659632 gene encoding protein-glutamine gamma-glutamyltransferase 6-like → FTDLTPTHISWQPSVNAGTHHTDRYANTELTVRRGQAFTITLYFNRPKQTGESLAFVTEIGPSPSESHHTKAVFNLSEVGASGWSAVQGPSESGYMNFTISSPANAVIGRYNLSLQVASGNKIFSRFLGQFVLLFNPWCPGDDVYMANENERQEYVLNENGIIFVGNAKYIEARGWYYGQFQDDILNICLTMLDLSLYYRQDPAIDVSRRGDPKYVGRVISSMINGNDNDNGVLLGKWQGSFHSHENPSRWDGSVVILQKWRQDNYKPVQYGQCWVFAGVMCTVLRCLGIPTRLVSNFNSAHDVDRNLSIDKYYNSSGKSLNIGKDSTWDYHVWNESWFIRPDLGTSYNGWQVLDATPQEQSKGLFQCGPASVIAIKEGDVHLDYDTLFVYTEVNADCNRWIVYNDGTKKRVYCDTEIIGRFISTKAVGSNSRVDVTYNYKYPEGSSEERRVYKKALAKIFGSNITERHAESPDERSSETIRNPGISGKFKLAEPPVFGKDVTLILILNNLSFDHKTVKVDLSASTILYTRRAVAEILKATTSVDLGSKKEKHIRLKIPYSYYGKYLTTDKRIQVTALCEVLHMHGVKLLVEKTIILEDTNIIIKIPRRVVVNKAVNLEISYANPLPEPVNHCVLLVTLMNQQVKIHLARLAARERSKIYFEFTPRRTGPLQLQVDFSCDKFSHVKGFVTIAVAPA